From a region of the Calliphora vicina chromosome 4, idCalVici1.1, whole genome shotgun sequence genome:
- the LOC135956253 gene encoding zinc finger protein 271-like: MLILEIYGRVCRVCMCKSNNLHDLNDTTEECLTMNEMLTKTVSGIHANIEFPVPQEICDLCMEHLQISYRFQQLCMNTNEQMLKIWEQSQKAEVKQQSLAGEVENEDEPDPIKVEYDMVEGEEQKFDNVDILEDFENVENGNKWENDTDDEAPDKDELACQDTSLKSASSTTSGRPAAGRFPCLECKETFAKHSILKRHRRKHESTHPFDCHKCTQRFKTKSLLQKHSKSCKKDKKNVVSKSDSEDEDDDEDMPLSSLKKTETDNESDVSKENNNKKKRKSVKADKKTPYHCSKCDSYFKYGYQLTKHRCSEEDNDSHLNKCEICSKTFTTENMLQKHMSGKHKDNKTTSKTEKKTSDKSKASNNSDNDDGNGDDRPDGQIEEVDMDQDNDNDDNWNDANQGESSDDSDSDYAEKEKTTTKAKPEPAANQFKCNECDAAFRFEKQLARHMKKHTENHRFVCALCWDRFKYPHMLQKHMEKHHPEDNPNPKVAEAKPENVEKTHVCSYCPSAYSNVGGLAQHMSKKHPEIKPFKCDKCDKTFVVEEHLKIHTNRHMGIKNFKCDLCDKSFSFKFAMKQHMRIHTGDLNYLCTLCGKKFYRPSNLRQHMQRHGDDKPYTCPHCPKRFKCPSDRYIHLMSHQEGKNHVCQTCGARFSRVDTLHQHQILHTGEKRYKCDQCPMAFPRLMNLNRHLRTHTGEKPYKCKFCEKAYAQSNDLNKHLRTHVGENTYMCTQCPAAYKYQADLRNHEWEHYRLQKEAEQKAKDEASALKMKEEQTVMEVNV, from the exons ATGTTAATACTTGAAATATATGGACGGGTGTGTCGAGTGTGCATGtgtaaatcgaataatttgcaTGATTTAAATGACACTACCGAAGAGTGTCTCACCATGAATGAAATGTTGACAAAAACTGTCTCCGGCATACATGCCAACATCGAATTTCCAGTGCCTCAAGAGATTTGTGATCTATGCATGGAGCATTTACAGATTTCCTATAGATTCCAACAACTATGTATGAACACCAATGAACAGATGCTGAAAATCTGGGAACAGTCCCAAAAGGCAGAAGTTAAACAACAATCATTAGCGGGAGAAGTGGAGAATGAAGACGAACCAGATCCCATTAAAGTTGAATATGATATGGTAGAAGGCGAAGAGCAGAAATTTGATAATGTGGACATTTTAGAGGATTTTGAAAATGTGGAAAATGGCAATAAATGGGAGAATGATACGGATGATGAAGCACCGGATAAAGATGAATT gGCCTGCCAAGATACTTCTTTAAAATCAGCCTCTTCAACAACATCTGGTCGTCCTGCAGCTGGTCGGTTTCCTTGTCTAGAATGTAAGGAAACATTTGCAAAACATTCTATATTGAAACGTCATCGTCGTAAACATGAGTCAACGCATCCGTTTGACTGTCACAAGTGTACACAACGTTTCAAAACGAAAAGTCTATTGCAAAAACATTCGAAAAGCTGTAAAAAAGACAAGAAAAATGTGGTCAGTAAAAGCGATAGTGAGGATGAAGATGACGATGAGGATATGCCTCTAAGTTCTTTAAAGAAAACCGAAACTGATAATGAAAG TGATGTCTCCaaggaaaataataataaaaagaaacgaAAATCTGTAAAAGCTGACAAAAAGACTCCCTATCATTGCTCCAAATGCGATAGCTATTTTAAATACGGCTATCAGCTAACAAAACATCGTTGTAGTGAAGAGGATAATGATTCGCATTTGAATAAATGCGAAATATGTAGCAAGACATTTACCACAGAGAATATGTTGCAAAAACATATGAGTGGCAAGCATAAAGACAACAAAACCACAAGCAAGACAGAGAAAAAGACTTCAGACAAAAGTAAAGCCTCTAACAACAGCGATAATGATGATGGCAATGGTGATGACCGACCCGATGGCCAGATTGAAGAAGTGGATATGGATCAAGACAATGACAATGATGATAATTGGAATGATGCGAATCAGGGCGAGTCATCGGATGACAGTGATTCAGATTATGCTGAAAAGGAGAAAACCACAACAAAGGCCAAACCAGAGCCGGCCGCAAATCAATTTAAATGTAATGAATGTGATGCCGCattcagatttgaaaaacaACTCGCCCGTCATATGAAAAAACACACAGAAAACCATCGTTTTGTGTGTGCTCTGTGTTGGGATCGTTTCAAGTATCCACATATGTTGCAGAAACACATGGAAAAACATCATCCCGAAGATAATCCCAATCCCAAAGTGGCGGAGGCAAAACCGGAAAATGTAGAAAAGACACATGTTTGCAGTTACTGTCCATCGGCCTACTCGAATGTGGGTGGCTTGGCCCAACACATGAGTAAGAAACATCCGGAAATTAAGCCCTTCAAATGTGACAAATGCGACAAGACTTTTGTGGTAGAGGAACATTTGAAAATACACACAAATCGTCATAtgggtattaaaaattttaaatgtgatcTTTGTGATAAAT cattttcgtTTAAATTTGCCATGAAACAGCATATGCGCATACATACAGGAGATTTGAATTACTTGTGCACCTTGTGTGGCAAGAAATTCTATAGACCCAGTAATTTACGCCAGCACATGCAACGTCATGGTGATGATAAACCCTACACATGTCCTCACTGTCCAAAACGTTTCAAATGTCCTTCGGATCGTTATATACATTTAATGTCACATCAAGAGGGAAAAAATCATGTATGTCAGACTTGTGGTGCAAGGTTTTCTCGAGTGGATACTTTACATCAGCATCAAATTTTGCACACGGGTGAAAAACGCTATAAATGCGATCAATGTCCTATGGc ATTCCCCcgtttaatgaatttaaatcgTCATTTACGCACTCATACCGGTGAGAAACCgtacaaatgtaaattttgtgaaaaagccTATGCACAGAGTAATGATTTGAACAAACATTTACGCACCCATGTGGGTGAGAACACTTATATGTGTACCCAGTGTCCGGCCGCCTATAAATATCAGGCGGACTTAAGGAATCATGAATGGGAACATTATCGCTTACAAAAGGAGGCCGAACAGAAAGCTAAAGATGAAGCGTCCGCCTTAAAAATGAAAGAAGAACAAACTGTTATGGAagtaaatgtataa
- the LOC135956255 gene encoding gastrula zinc finger protein XlCGF57.1-like — MTSILLGRICRTCLKKSKDMHKLREFINDDLQIEEMLNQSIPNFDLGMDEVPLPVEICEECLYKLQKSYDFVQVCLTSNKELKNILNQQEQEIEGALIACTTDANPMDILEQTDILMDNFKKEPHDENSNASRGQVNGGVQAMSPDHQFDAVKLEVEMLNDSFHEDGSSSEEYWPHDDKEDSESNFFQNMAKKASLDVKPKRQYRRKVPLKRVSNKVCLHCNKVFAKKNLLTKHLPVHDPDNEFVCDICNYRFSSERKLKTHVSGKHTGVEISLAGGPYPCPDCPMIFQQTRSLAAHRVMHSERDFKCEVCSMNLKTMAAVTRHMNCKHPDVLPYKCNICEKAFPVENHLNDHINEHMGYKKHKCDLCEKSFPNTTALKDHVRIHTGESPFLCPHCGKAFKTANVLRQHLQRHGEKKFHCPECPMKFFVKVNLTKHMSSHTKLKPHVCDICGSAFTRQDSLKAHKFKHSGERPFKCEDCNMSFVFKRHLKRHKITHTGEKPHMCSFCDRAYAASGDLVKHLRTHVGEKTYFCDQCPEAFKYSIDLKDHKVMHYKEKLSLQQPVDIPHENPVNVTNVTNETILIETETAVVTLEELYEVDKNLDE, encoded by the exons ATGACTTCAATTCTGTTGGGTCGTATATGTCGTACCTGTTTAAAAAAGTCTAAAGATATGCATAAATTACGTGAGTTCATCAATGATGATCTACAGATTGAGGAGATGCTAAATCAATCCATACCCAATTTTGATCTGGGTATGGATGAAGTACCTTTGCCGGTGGAGATATGCGAAGAGTGTCTTTATAAGTTACAAAAATCCTATGATTTCGTACAAGTTTGTTTAACAAGCAACAAGGAGTTGAAGAATATTTTGAATCAACAGGAGCAAGAAATCGAAGGGGCACTGATAGCTTGCACAACAGATGCAAATCCAATGGATATTTTAGAGCAAACCGACATACTAatggataattttaaaaaagaaccaCATGACGAGAACTCTAACGCCAGTCGGGGACAAGTTAATGGTGGCGTCCAAGCCATGAGCCCAGATCATCAATTTGACGCGGTTAAACTTGAAGTAGAAATGCTAAATGATAGTTTCCATGAAGACGGTAGTAGCTCTGAAGAATATTGGCCACATGATGATAAAGAAGATAGTGAGAG caatttctttcaaaatatggccaaaaaagcTTCTCTAGATGTTAAGCCCAAACGACAATACCGCAGAAAAGTACCTTTAAAACGTGTTAGCAATAAAGTTTGTCTACACTGCAATAAGGTGTTTGCCAAAAAGAATCTTTTAACCAAACATTTGCCTGTACATGACCCGGACAATGAATTTGTCTGTGACATTTGTAATTATCGTTTTTCGAgtgaaagaaaactaaaaactcACGTAAGTGGTAAACATACGGGTGTAGAAATAAGTTTAGCTGGTGGTCCATATCCCTGTCCTGATTGTCCCATGATATTTCAACAAACACGTTCTTTGGCTGCCCATCGTGTCATGCATTCAGAAAGAGATTTTAAATGTGAGGTTTGTAGTATGAATCTTAAAACAATGGCTGCCGTTACCAGACACATGAATTGTAAACATCCCGATGTGTTGCCCTATAAATGTAATATATGCGAGAAGGCTTTTCCAGTGGAAAATCATTTGAACGATCATATCAATGAGCATATGGGCTATAAGAAACATAAATGTGATTTATGTGAAAAAA gttttccCAATACTACTGCCCTAAAGGATCATGTACGCATACATACTGGGGAATCACCGTTTTTGTGCCCACATTGTGGCAAAGCCTTTAAAACGGCCAATGTTTTGCGCCAACATTTACAAAGACATGGCGAGAAAAAATTCCATTGTCCCGAGTGTCCCATGAAATTTTTCGTCAAAGTCAATCTGACCAAACATATGAGCTCACACACTAAGCTAAAGCCACATGTTTGCGATATATGTGGTTCAGCATTTACCAGACAGGATTCATTAAAGGCTCATAAGTTTAAGCATTCCGGGGAGAGGCCTTTCAAATGCGAGGATTGCAATATGAG ctttGTATTTAAACGCCACTTGAAAAGACATAAAATCACCCATACCGGCGAAAAGCCTCACATGTGCAGCTTTTGTGATCGTGCTTATGCCGCCAGTGGAGATTTGGTTAAACATTTGCGCACTCATGTGGGCGAAAAAACCTATTTTTGTGACCAGTGTCCGGAAGCATTTAAATATTCGATTGATCTTAAAGACCATAAAGTGATGCATTACAAGGAAAAATTAAGTTTACAACAACCAGTTGATATTCCACACGAAAACCCGGTAAATGTAACAAATGTAACCAATGAAACTATTTTGATAGAAACAGAAACTGCAGTAGTTACTTTAGAAGAACTATATGAAGTTGATAAAAATCTTGATGAATAA
- the LOC135958728 gene encoding uncharacterized protein LOC135958728, which produces MKLFVVVILALVAQNYANYLDSSEEDSRQSRNRNAQREINELLMSSGMESSTHWQSAAASLPEASSFKSKVTHRIKNSSDLSGMSQLKENLYKLANEKLEKCMKPNGRELDRHCVGRATGQVMQLIASAENASRHTVHGGHRRQQDNY; this is translated from the exons ATGAAATTATTCGTTGTTGTGATATTGGCCTTAGTGGCTCAG aatTATGCTAATTATTTGGATTCCTCGGAAGAGGACAGCAGACAATCTAGAAATCGCAATGCTCAAAGAGAAATAAATGAGCTCTTAATGTCTAGCGGAATGGAATCCTCCACTCATTGGCAGTCAGCAGCTGCATCCTTGCCCGAGGCCAGTTCGTTTAAATCCAAAGTAACACATCGTATAAAGAACTCCAGCGATTTGTCGGGTATGTCGcaattgaaagaaaatctttataaattggccaatgaaaaattggaaaaatgcaTGAAACCTAATGGTCGCGAATTGGATAGACATTGTGTGGGCCGTGCCACCGGACAAGTTATGCAATTAATTGCTTCTGCAGAAAATGCCAGCCGTCATACAGTACATGGTGGCCACCGAAGACAACAggacaattattaa
- the LOC135958729 gene encoding myoneurin-like, with product MTTILLGRVCRTCLKKSNDMHKLREFIENDLQIEDMLNQSIPSFDLKMDDVPLPVEICVECFRILQKTYDFVQMCWKSNQELKNILNQQEQEIEASMVGVTADVNPKDILEETDILMDNFKIEPYDDNSICSSPKRLVNDTQVTRQDYQFKGVKLEVEMINESQHEDSSSSVDYWPNNSKEDSESNSSKNMSKALDIKSKRNGCRKRSSTNICLHCNKSFAKKKYLSKHLLVHDPVYEFVCDICSYRFSSERKLRNHIQDDHTDKQTCLDDGPYACPDCPIIFQQKLELTVHRAMHREKTFKCQECNMSLKTLTDVNTHMSSKHPDVLPFKCHVCEKAFRLENQLKYHINEHMGYKNLKCDLCIKSRSSFSFSFTHSGEKPHMCKFCDRAYASSGDLVKHLRTHVGEKTYFCDQCPEAFKYATDLKDHKLLHYKEQLNLQQNNNETAELSNETKNTVVTP from the exons atgactACAATTCTATTGGGTCGTGTATGTCGTACCTGTTTAAAAAAGTCCAACGATATGCATAAATTACGCGAGTTCATCGAAAATGATTTACAAATAGAAGATATGCTAAACCAATCCATACCGAGTTTTGATCTAAAAATGGATGATGTACCTTTGCCGGTGGAGATATGTGTAGAGTGTTTTAGAATATTACAAAAAACTTATGATTTTGTACAAATGTGTTGGAAAAGCAACCAGGAATTGAAGAATATTTTGAATCAACAGGAGCAAGAAATCGAAGCATCGATGGTGGGGGTCACAGCAGATGTAAATCCAAAGGATATTTTAGAAGAAACCGACATACTAatggataattttaaaatagaacctTATGATGACAACTCCATTTGTTCATCTCCAAAGAGACTTGTTAATGATACTCAAGTTACAAGACAAGATTACCAATTTAAGGGAGTTAAACTTGAAGTTGAAATGATAAATGAAAGTCAACATGAAGACTCTAGTAGCTCGGTGGATTACTGGCCTAATAATAGTAAAGAGGATAGCGAGAG CAATTCTtctaaaaatatgtcaaaagcTCTAGATATTAAGTCTAAACGAAATGGCTGTAGGAAACGTTCTAGCACTAATATTTGCCTTCATTGCAATAAGTCCTTTgccaaaaagaaatatttaagcaAACATTTGTTGGTGCATGATCCAGTCTATGAATTTGTATGTGACATTTGCAGCTATCGCTTTTCCAGCGAGAGAAAACTAAGAAATCACATACAAGATGATCATACAGATAAACAAACATGTTTAGATGATGGTCCATATGCCTGTCCAGACTGTCCCATAATATTTCAACAGAAACTTGAATTGACTGTACATCGTGCTATGCATCGAGAAAAGACATTTAAATGTCAGGAGTGTAACATGAGTCTGAAAACCTTGACTGACGTTAACACGCACATGAGTAGTAAACATCCCGATGTTTTGCCCTTTAAATGTCACGTATGCGAAAAGGCTTTTCGGTTAGAAAATCAGCTTAAATATCACATTAACGAGCATATGGGTTATAAGAATCTTAAATGTGATTTATGTATAAAGAGTAGGTCcagtttcagtttcagtttcacCCATTCGGGGGAAAAACCTCatatgtgtaaattttgtgatcGTGCTTATGCATCCAGTGGAGATTTGGTTAAACATTTGCGCACTCATGTGGGCGAAAAGACCTATTTTTGTGACCAGTGTCCGGAAGCATTTAAATATGCAACCGATCTTAAGGATCATAAACTTCTACATTATAAGGAACaattaaatttacaacaaaataataatgaaacagCCGAGCTatcaaatgaaacaaaaaatacagtAGTTACACCGTAA